One window of the Rhipicephalus sanguineus isolate Rsan-2018 chromosome 2, BIME_Rsan_1.4, whole genome shotgun sequence genome contains the following:
- the LOC119383149 gene encoding uncharacterized protein LOC119383149 — protein MKPIPFPTVSQSVPPDILSYLELLVKNPDYFVPIYNILIKRGVQFPDITRPFNYVIIDGKHVNLPSVVNVLFTIRINGQQFVLPRDAPRLATFITQNPGQMTTITMILRRLGAVVTTNPSGQITGFILFGRRYPLTNPVTTQVVVNGRRFTLPQDLTSLISFVQSNPQAFHQVLPILITIGARLQKSPTGEITAIVIGGRTFPVRSVAPVRVVIHGRTYTIPADLDVILKQPGNIGVGELIAAFQKLRIPVNVDPGTGNVIGIVMDGVPIPFPVIVRLRVNLGGRVYKIPSDLPAIVTYLQQHGMPANVLAFLYNQFGIIPVRDSNNVVIAISFNNRRYPVPRQPETVITIGGVRFTLPRDAPKLVNMLLVRRIPIEQFLIVIQQAGYKLIPGPDGVLHSVQKGFDVIELPVNIRLIVNINGVRYRVPQDLPRIVQVFQTIRNPSAIEQILISLRKMGVIVQRGAAQITLIFNGQHFSFTFTPGGRPPGGEMPVQPPGTTTIRVSINGRWFSLPDQISDMMTFVRSSGPMAIQLLVRTLRSQGITVNLTPNGADIVSIIIHGQVYPVQGDGRLPSGSGGIIDGRNVQVIIRGRTFMIPRDIGILRRSLPGFQYGELILALHRIGAMLEVDQRGNFYGMRIQGRLIKFAVIFRVNVMLDKSGHKYRVPLDLAELAQGLSSGRNWNWRIVRKVLYNSGIELRGGSVGAPRAIGFQGKFYELHSMVKG, from the coding sequence ATGAAGcccattccctttcccaccgTTTCTCAGTCAGTGCCGCCGGACATTCTGTCTTATCTCGAGCTTCTAGTCAAAAATCCCGACTACTTTGTTCCTATTTACAACATCCTTATCAAAAGGGGCGTTCAATTTCCCGACATTACGAGGCCTTTCAATTACGTTATAATCGACGGCAAGCACGTCAACCTTCCCAGCGTTGTCAATGTTCTCTTTACGATACGGATAAACGGTCAGCAGTTCGTGCTGCCTAGGGATGCTCCGAGGTTGGCGACATTCATCACTCAGAATCCGGGCCAGATGACCACCATCACGATGATCTTACGGCGGCTCGGCGCAGTTGTGACGACAAACCCTTCAGGCCAGATTACTGGCTTCATTTTGTTTGGCAGGAGATATCCTCTGACAAACCCAGTCACGACGCAAGTCGTCGTCAATGGCCGCCGGTTCACTTTGCCGCAGGACCTTACGTCCCTGATTAGTTTTGTGCAGAGCAACCCGCAGGCGTTCCACCAAGTTCTGCCTATTCTCATTACTATTGGCGCTCGCCTCCAGAAGTCTCCTACCGGAGAGATCACAGCGATTGTCATCGGTGGCCGAACCTTTCCGGTGCGCTCGGTGGCGCCGGTGCGCGTCGTTATTCACGGACGAACGTACACGATTCCCGCGGACCTTGACGTCATATTGAAGCAGCCTGGTAACATTGGCGTTGGCGAACTCATCGCTGCTTTTCAAAAGTTACGCATCCCGGTGAACGTGGACCCAGGCACAGGGAACGTGATCGGCATTGTTATGGACGGTGTACCTATCCCATTTCCCGTCATTGTTCGCTTGCGTGTCAACCTTGGAGGGCGAGTCTACAAAATACCGAGTGATCTTCCCGCCATCGTCACCTACCTGCAGCAGCACGGTATGCCCGCCAATGTCCTGGCGTTCTTGTACAACCAGTTCGGTATCATTCCAGTGCGAGACAGCAACAACGTCGTGATCGCGATATCGTTCAACAACCGCCGGTATCCTGTGCCGCGTCAGCCGGAAACAGTAATAACTATCGGAGGCGTTCGCTTCACGTTGCCCAGGGACGCACCAAAGTTAGTGAACATGCTGTTAGTTCGCAGAATTCCCATCGAACAGTTCCTGATAGTCATTCAGCAGGCTGGCTACAAGCTCATACCGGGTCCAGATGGCGTTCTTCACAGCGTCCAAAAGGGATTTGACGTAATAGAACTGCCAGTGAATATCCGTCTCATCGTGAACATCAACGGTGTGCGTTACCGGGTGCCACAAGACCTGCCTCGAATTGTTCAAGTCTTCCAGACTATAAGAAACCCCAGCGCAATCGAGCAAATTCTGATTAGCCTCAGGAAGATGGGAGTGATTGTGCAGCGCGGCGCAGCTCAGATCACGCTCATATTCAATGGTCAGCACTTCTCCTTTACGTTCACTCCCGGCGGCCGACCGCCCGGCGGAGAAATGCCCGTGCAACCGCCTGGAACGACGACCATTCGCGTGAGTATCAACGGCCGCTGGTTCTCACTCCCAGATCAGATCTCGGACATgatgaccttcgtacgctccagCGGGCCGATGGCAATTCAGCTTCTTGTTAGGACTCTGCGCTCGCAAGGCATCACTGTCAACCTGACGCCCAACGGCGCTGACATCGTATCGATAATCATCCATGGTCAAGTCTATCCCGTGCAGGGAGACGGCCGGCTGCCCTCCGGCTCGGGTGGCATAATCGACGGCAGGAACGTGCAGGTCATCATCCGGGGCCGAACATTCATGATTCCTCGGGACATCGGCATCCTCCGGCGCTCGTTGCCGGGGTTTCAGTACGGAGAACTGATATTGGCGCTGCACCGCATCGGGGCTATGCTCGAGGTAGACCAGCGGGGTAACTTCTACGGCATGCGCATCCAAGGAAGACTGATCAAGTTCGCCGTCATCTTCCGGGTGAACGTGATGCTGGACAAGAGCGGTCACAAGTATCGCGTGCCACTCGACCTCGCGGAGCTGGCGCAAGGACTCTCCAGCGGTCGCAACTGGAACTGGAGGATTGTCCGCAAAGTGCTGTACAACTCGGGCATCGAGTTGCGCGGAGGCTCCGTTGGCGCTCCCCGCGCCATTGGATTCCAGGGCAAGTTCTACGAACTGCACAGCATGGTCAAAGGATAG